From the genome of Streptomyces sp. NBC_01304:
ATCCCGCGGGGGATCTTCGTCGCGCGGCGAGGACGGGGAGGCGGCGCAGTCGCCTCGGCAAGCAGCGCCGCGAGCCGCGTCGCAGCCATCTCCCGGTTCCGCCACTGCGACCGATGCTCGGACGCCCGGACCGACACCACCCCGTCGACGAGGCGGGACGCGAGCCGCTCCAGGGCCCGCTCCTTCCACACATCCGGCAGCGCGGACGTCTTCGCCAGGTCGAAGCGGAGCTCCACCTGCGAGTCCGACGTATTCACATGCTGGCCCCCCGGCCCGGACGACCGGGAGAAACGCCACATGAGCTCGGCCTCGGGCAGGGAGACGGAGCCGCGGATGACGTAGGGACCAGGCATGCGCCCATGATCCCGCGTCACCCGCGCCCCGTCACCCCGATTTCCGGTGCGGATCAGGCGAGGATCACGCTCCGCGTGAGGTTCCGCGGCCGGTCCGGGTCGAACCCGCGCGCCTCGGCCAGCGCCACGGCGAGCCGCTGCGCCCGCACCAACTCGGCCAGCGGGTCCGCATCCTGGCGTGCCACGAGATGCCCGCCGACCCGGTCGACATCCCCCGCGAGCCCCTCCGGCAGCTCACCGAACATCCAGGCCACCCGGCCGGGGCCGGTGATGGAGATCGGCCCGTGCCGGTACTCCATCGCCGGGTACGACTCGGTCCACGCCCCCGCCGCCTCGCGCATCTTCAGGCCCGCCTCGAGCGCGAGACCGTACGTCCAGCCGCGCC
Proteins encoded in this window:
- the arfB gene encoding alternative ribosome rescue aminoacyl-tRNA hydrolase ArfB; the encoded protein is MPGPYVIRGSVSLPEAELMWRFSRSSGPGGQHVNTSDSQVELRFDLAKTSALPDVWKERALERLASRLVDGVVSVRASEHRSQWRNREMAATRLAALLAEATAPPPRPRRATKIPRGINERRLRQKKARSDTKRGRSGRDWG